GGATACTTCGATCTCCCCGTTTTGCTTTTCAACCAGTTGTTTTGTAATTGCAAGCCCCAATCCGGTACCGCGCATACTGCTGTTTCTTGAAATTTCCGAGGTATACAACCGGTTAAAAACAAGTGGTAAATCCTGCTCAGGTATTCCATTTCCCCTGTCCCACACATCCAGCCATACCTTGTCGGACTCTTCTCTCACAAAAATACCTGTTACCCTTCCGTCTTTTCCATACTTTAAAGCGTTCGATATAAGATTGTTTAGAATTCTTTGCAAGCTCATTCTGTCCCCCCAAACATAAACCGGCTGCTTAGGAAGCTGAATGTCCGGTGTTATGCCGTTCATGACAAAATCCTGATAAAAGGCTGCGATAGCTTCTTCTGCTAAATCTGTCAAATCAGTTTTCACAAGCCTTATAGGCGTATCTTCCGATTCAAGCTGCGACAGCTCAAAAAAGTCTTGAATCATTTTATACAGATTCTGTGCTTTTGTGTGGATAATACCCAGATATTCCTTTTGTTCAGTATTACTGATACCATCACCCTTTTGAAGTACCTCCACAAAGCCAAGGAGTGACGTAAGGGGTGTACGGATGTCATGGGATATATTTGCGATGAGCTGTTTGTGGGCAATTTCGAGAGTTTGTTTTTCGTCAAGTGTACTTTGAAATTTATCGAGAAGTATATTCAGCTCGCTGCTTATGTCTTTGAGTGATTTATATTTCAAGCCGATATGTATTCTTCTGTTCGATCTGAAATTACTGATGTCCGACAACACCCCGGCAATGTAGCTTATACCCTTTTGATTAACAGTAATTCTCAACGCAAGTATAATGTTTAAAAGTACTGATACAGTTACAATTCCAATTAATATACTCATATTACTCCTCTACAAGCTTGTAGCCTATTCCCCAGATAGTCTGTATATATTTTGGATTTGAAGGGTTTTTTTCAATTTTTTCACGCAACCTTCTTATATGAACCATGACAGTGTTCTCATCGTTTATATAGTTTCCACCCCATATTGATTTAAAAAGCTGGTTTTTGGTAAATACCTTTCTGGGATTCTGTAAGAAGAGTTTCAGTATTTCAAACTCCTTGGCTGTCAATGTAACGGAGTTGCCCCCTACTTTCACTTCATACGTACCTATATTCATTTCAATGTCCATATGGCTGACTATTTGTGTTTGCCTGTCGGTTTCACATGAAAATTTCAAATATCTTCTCAGCTGTGCTTTTACCCTTGCTGTTAATTCACCAATGCCAAAGGGCTTGGCCAAATAATCATCAGCACCAAGCCCCAAACCAATTATTTTATCTGTTTCCTGACATTTCGCAGATAATATGAGCACGGGAGTATTTCCTTTCTCCCTTATTTTTTGTAAAACTTCGTAGCCCCCTACCTTAGGAAGCATTATATCCAGAATAACCAGCTGGAATTTATCAGCCGTAAACTTTTCTGTAGCGGCTGCACCATCATATGTGCTTATTACGCAATATCCTTCCTTAATCAGATTGTCAGCTATAAGCATGTTGATTTCCCTGTCATCCTCAACAATGAGTATTTTTATTTGCTCCACCATGAAAGCCCCCAGATTTTTTATTGCACAGCCTCTACTGATTCTCCTTAAAAGCCTTAACCAAAACTTTCAGATTCTCTTCCATAGTCTTTATATAGCTGTCTGCAGGTGCATTTTTCTCTCCTGTTACAACAGGATCAAGGAGATAAACCTTTGCACCGGTTTGTTTTGCAATTGATTCTGCCGCTTTTGCAGAATACTGAGGTTCTGCAAAGAGTATTTTTACGTTTGAATTTTTTATCTTGTCAATTAATCCTGCGAGCTCTCCGGCACTCGGTTCCGTTCCGGGTTCACGTTCCACTACAGACACTATATTCAGTCCGAATTCCTTTGCAAAATACGGAAAGGCCTCGTGGAAGGTGATAACATTTTTATTTTTGAATCCATCCAGTTCCTTGTGCATTTTTTCTCTCTGAGCCTCAAGCTGCTTTACATATTCAGAAGCATTTTTCCTGTAGGCTTCAGCATTTTTTGTATCTGCCTTTGCAAGTCCTTCAGAAATATTTTTGACTTCTTGTATCGCACCTGAAATACCTACCCAGACATGTGCATTATCTTCTCCGTTAGCATCTTTTAGTAGCTCCATGTTTTTTGAGGCTTCAACTATTTTAAGGGACGGCCTCTGCTTGATTACTTTGTCCATAAAAGCTTCCATCCCTGCCCCGTTAATTACAAATATGTCTGCTTTCTCAAGGGTTTTTAAATCCGCAGGAACCATCTGGTAATCGTGAAGACAGCCTTGCTGGGGTTCCGTCATGTTTTCAACCTTTATACCGGGTATATCCTTTACAATGTTTTGAGTAAAAATATACATGGGATAAAATGAAGTTACTATTGTAGTTTCTGCTTTTTCTGTAGTATTTGCCGTCCCGTTGGAACAGCCGGCTAATATAAATGAGAACGCCAACGTTATTAACAACGTTCTTAAGAGTTTACCTTGTTTCAATTAAATTACCTCCGCTAATGTTAAATGGGAATTGTTCGCATTTATATTATATACCATTGTTATGGTTTATAAAACTATTATTTATTAATCAACTTATTTATTGTTTCCAAATCAGGGGGATACAATGCAAGAGGAAATCGGCTGCACACAGTTGCTGCCGTTGCTGCGGCAAATTGTACTGTTTGTTGGTCATTCATATTTTTTAGTACTCCATATATTGCCCCGGCCTTAAAAGAGTCTCCGGCACCCAGAGTACTCTGCACATTTACCTTATAGGGTTTCATTTTTTTTACGGGTTGATTTTTTCGTCCGAACATGATTTCCTGGGAACCAAAAGTAAATATTACCAGACCTTCTGTGTTTGCTGTATACTCTCTGAATAGTTCTTCAACGTCCCTCTGAGGATAATTGTTCCTGATAAACTCATTGGATATAATATTAACTTCTGAATATTTATGAATTACCGTATCATACTTGCAGTCGATAGTAACATACTTCTTTCCTAATTCGTGGCAGCAGTATGCAACCGCTTCGGATTGTTCCATAAAGAAGGGGTCGAGTCCCACAACCTCGCAGTTTTCAATATCTTTACTGTCAGGCTTATTCCATCTTTTTGTTTCATTACTGAAATATGAACCAAATCTTCCAAAGCATGTTCTAGTATTTGTACCTATTAACACCATGTCCTGAACTCCGTCAAAAGTCTCATCGAAGTAAACCCCTGACATATCAATTCCGAACATCCCCACAAGGTATTCTTCCAGAACTTCCTCGGTTCTTCGTCCCTGAAAGTTTCCGTCAAGCTTTACGGTACAGCCAAGTGCAGACAGTACTACTGCACAGCTTCCGGTTTCCCCTCCCGGCAGTACATAGCTTTCCTTTATTTCGGAATAAGTATCAGCTTCCGGGTACTCTCCCTCCAACAAATTCATGGTTGTAACCAAAGTCATGCCGTAAAGGTAAATATCATATTTTCCCATTACATAACCCTCCTGAATATTTATTAAATTTAAAGGGGTTTCTTCATGAGTCTCACTGTAAACCTGGTACCTTTTCCCGGGGTACTGCTTACATATATTGACCCGTTCTGACCTTCCACAATAGTCTTGGTAATGTATAGTCCTATTCCGATATTTGTTGGATTGCAGCTGTAAGACCCTTTATAGAATCTGTCAAAGATTCTTGGAAGCTCATCCTTGGGAATCCCCTGACCCTCGTCCTCAATGATTATCTGTACAAAAACATTATTTTCATCCCAGGATATCCTAATATCTCCTCTTGTGTTACTATGTTCTATACAATTTTTAATAATGTTTGAAAATGCTTCTGTAGTCCAGTTTATATCATGCTTTACTATAATGTTTGAAGAACCGTGGAGCCTTATATCCACATTTTTTTCAGAAGCAATTGCTTTAAGGGGAGAAAGACTCCTTTGAACTGTTTCAGAAATATCTGCTTCCTCCATTGTAAACTCAACTACTCCCGCCTCAAGTTTTGCCATTTTGAGTATGTTTTTTATGAGCCATTCCATCCTATCCAGCTGATTCTTACTCTCCAAAACAAAACCATCCCGTTCCTCTTCAGAAAGGGTACTGTCATTTTTCATTATGTCGTTAAACATTATAAGAGAAGCAAGGGGTGTTTTAAGTTGATGGGATATGTCTGCCATGATTCGTTTCAAAAATATCTTTTCATTTTCCAAAGCATGAACATTTTCACTTAATCGTTCACTCATACAATTTATCTGATATATAAGATATCCGATATCTCCTTCTTGGGTATCCCCTTTTATTGAATCGTAATTTCCTTCTACAATGGCTTCCGCACTGATACTGATTTTTCTTATTTTAGAGAAAACTCTATTAAAACAAAGGACACATAACACAATCAGAACCGCCCAAAAGAATACAAGAGTTATTCCTATTCTGGTATTTGCCTTTCTAAAGCTATTTTCAAGCATATAATTCTTTTCTATGCCAAGACTTTCGTTATAGGAATATTTCTTTAAAATTGATTTTCCATACTCATAGTCTTCCTTGAAACCCTTTGTGTAGTTCTTAATAATATCACTTTCCAACTGCGGATATTGTTTTATAATAGTACCTATCACCGCAGTATTTTGCTGAATTTGTATTTTATTAACAGAATCTGCAAAGTTTTTTACTGTGTAATAAGAAACAGCACCGAAAGCTATAAGTAGAACTGTAATTATCCCTATGATAAGCTGGATTTCTTTATTTTTCAGAAGCTTCAATATACAACCTCCATGTGTACGCTATCATTCTTTCCACATATACCCAAACCCTCTCACTGTCTCTATGTGCTTTTCATCTCCGGCTTCAATCTTTTCACGGAGTCTTTTCATATATACATTAAGAGTATTATAATCAACAAAATTACTGTCAATATCCCAGAGCTTTTCAATAATAGTGTTTCTGCTTATTACATTCCCTTTATTTTCAAGCAGTACAAGCAATAGCTTATATTCAACAGCTGTGAGAAAGACCTCTTCTGTGTTTACATAAACCTTGCATTTCAAGGGTTCAACCATTACATTTCCACTGGTGATTTTCCCCGTATCAACGCCCTCAACCTGCTTCTGCCTTCTCATAATGGCATTTATTCTTGATATTAATTCGCTGGTTCTTACAGGCTTTGAAATATAGTCATCACCGCCTATATCAAGTCCGAATACTACATTAGGCTCATCATCAAGAGCTGTCATAAAAATAATAGGTACATTGCTGGTCTGCCGTATCTGCTTGCAAAAATCATATCCATTTCCGTCCGGAAGAGTAACATCCAGCAGAATTAATTGTATATCTTCATTAAACATCCGGTAAGCATCTTTAATATTCTTTGCTATTGAT
This region of Clostridium sp. BNL1100 genomic DNA includes:
- a CDS encoding HAMP domain-containing sensor histidine kinase, which produces MSILIGIVTVSVLLNIILALRITVNQKGISYIAGVLSDISNFRSNRRIHIGLKYKSLKDISSELNILLDKFQSTLDEKQTLEIAHKQLIANISHDIRTPLTSLLGFVEVLQKGDGISNTEQKEYLGIIHTKAQNLYKMIQDFFELSQLESEDTPIRLVKTDLTDLAEEAIAAFYQDFVMNGITPDIQLPKQPVYVWGDRMSLQRILNNLISNALKYGKDGRVTGIFVREESDKVWLDVWDRGNGIPEQDLPLVFNRLYTSEISRNSSMRGTGLGLAITKQLVEKQNGEIEVSSIPGEKTVFSFSLIKYRI
- a CDS encoding response regulator transcription factor, with the protein product MVEQIKILIVEDDREINMLIADNLIKEGYCVISTYDGAAATEKFTADKFQLVILDIMLPKVGGYEVLQKIREKGNTPVLILSAKCQETDKIIGLGLGADDYLAKPFGIGELTARVKAQLRRYLKFSCETDRQTQIVSHMDIEMNIGTYEVKVGGNSVTLTAKEFEILKLFLQNPRKVFTKNQLFKSIWGGNYINDENTVMVHIRRLREKIEKNPSNPKYIQTIWGIGYKLVEE
- a CDS encoding metal ABC transporter substrate-binding protein, translated to MKQGKLLRTLLITLAFSFILAGCSNGTANTTEKAETTIVTSFYPMYIFTQNIVKDIPGIKVENMTEPQQGCLHDYQMVPADLKTLEKADIFVINGAGMEAFMDKVIKQRPSLKIVEASKNMELLKDANGEDNAHVWVGISGAIQEVKNISEGLAKADTKNAEAYRKNASEYVKQLEAQREKMHKELDGFKNKNVITFHEAFPYFAKEFGLNIVSVVEREPGTEPSAGELAGLIDKIKNSNVKILFAEPQYSAKAAESIAKQTGAKVYLLDPVVTGEKNAPADSYIKTMEENLKVLVKAFKENQ
- a CDS encoding PfkB family carbohydrate kinase — encoded protein: MGKYDIYLYGMTLVTTMNLLEGEYPEADTYSEIKESYVLPGGETGSCAVVLSALGCTVKLDGNFQGRRTEEVLEEYLVGMFGIDMSGVYFDETFDGVQDMVLIGTNTRTCFGRFGSYFSNETKRWNKPDSKDIENCEVVGLDPFFMEQSEAVAYCCHELGKKYVTIDCKYDTVIHKYSEVNIISNEFIRNNYPQRDVEELFREYTANTEGLVIFTFGSQEIMFGRKNQPVKKMKPYKVNVQSTLGAGDSFKAGAIYGVLKNMNDQQTVQFAAATAATVCSRFPLALYPPDLETINKLINK
- a CDS encoding HAMP domain-containing sensor histidine kinase gives rise to the protein MKLLKNKEIQLIIGIITVLLIAFGAVSYYTVKNFADSVNKIQIQQNTAVIGTIIKQYPQLESDIIKNYTKGFKEDYEYGKSILKKYSYNESLGIEKNYMLENSFRKANTRIGITLVFFWAVLIVLCVLCFNRVFSKIRKISISAEAIVEGNYDSIKGDTQEGDIGYLIYQINCMSERLSENVHALENEKIFLKRIMADISHQLKTPLASLIMFNDIMKNDSTLSEEERDGFVLESKNQLDRMEWLIKNILKMAKLEAGVVEFTMEEADISETVQRSLSPLKAIASEKNVDIRLHGSSNIIVKHDINWTTEAFSNIIKNCIEHSNTRGDIRISWDENNVFVQIIIEDEGQGIPKDELPRIFDRFYKGSYSCNPTNIGIGLYITKTIVEGQNGSIYVSSTPGKGTRFTVRLMKKPL
- a CDS encoding response regulator transcription factor, producing the protein MNILLVEDDAPLAMGIEYALKKQDFAVSIAKNIKDAYRMFNEDIQLILLDVTLPDGNGYDFCKQIRQTSNVPIIFMTALDDEPNVVFGLDIGGDDYISKPVRTSELISRINAIMRRQKQVEGVDTGKITSGNVMVEPLKCKVYVNTEEVFLTAVEYKLLLVLLENKGNVISRNTIIEKLWDIDSNFVDYNTLNVYMKRLREKIEAGDEKHIETVRGFGYMWKE